The following coding sequences are from one Bradyrhizobium sp. WSM471 window:
- a CDS encoding DUF2059 domain-containing protein, giving the protein MSRLVLTIAGTLLLLISGASAQAPSPEAMSAARKLVVTLKIGEQYRALLPQLLLKLRPVVAQDRPEIERDYDAVTAPGSEIYTPALTSMVDQVAALYAQSFSVDELRQIEAFYAQPAGKKLLEKSDALAQASAQIAQDVSQKTADELKLRLIEALRKKGHKL; this is encoded by the coding sequence ATGTCCAGACTTGTGTTGACGATCGCCGGCACCCTCCTGCTCCTGATCTCGGGTGCATCGGCGCAAGCACCCTCGCCGGAGGCGATGAGCGCGGCGCGCAAGCTCGTGGTCACCTTGAAGATCGGGGAGCAGTATCGCGCGCTGCTGCCGCAACTCCTGCTCAAGCTGAGGCCCGTGGTCGCGCAGGACAGGCCGGAGATCGAGCGCGACTATGACGCTGTGACGGCACCCGGCTCCGAGATCTACACCCCGGCCCTCACCTCGATGGTCGACCAGGTCGCCGCCCTCTATGCCCAGAGCTTCAGCGTCGACGAGCTGCGCCAGATCGAGGCCTTCTATGCCCAGCCGGCCGGGAAGAAGCTTCTGGAGAAGTCGGATGCGCTGGCACAGGCAAGCGCGCAGATCGCCCAGGACGTCAGCCAGAAGACGGCGGACGAGCTGAAGCTGCGCCTCATCGAGGCGCTGCGCAAAAAAGGGCACAAGCTCTGA
- a CDS encoding helix-turn-helix transcriptional regulator, translating to MVQFVHPPRSEISLAGVLGALADPMRLRIVKSLAAQNDCMSCTEAAPCPDMAKSTLSNHFRILREAGLIRTSKQGVQHRNVLREEDINARFPKLLKMILSYPE from the coding sequence ATGGTGCAGTTCGTTCACCCACCGCGGAGCGAGATTTCACTGGCTGGGGTGCTGGGAGCGCTCGCGGACCCGATGCGGCTGCGTATCGTCAAGAGCCTGGCCGCGCAGAACGATTGCATGTCGTGCACCGAGGCGGCGCCCTGCCCTGACATGGCGAAGTCGACCCTGTCGAACCATTTTCGCATCCTGCGCGAGGCCGGCCTGATCCGGACCTCCAAGCAAGGCGTCCAGCACCGCAATGTCCTGCGCGAGGAGGACATCAATGCGCGGTTTCCGAAGCTGCTGAAGATGATCCTTAGCTATCCGGAGTGA
- a CDS encoding acyl-CoA synthetase, translating into MTGDIAATISKAREHSIGDLLRRAGSRDPGKLAVSCGNVSWTFAEMDAICNRLGRGLLGLGVKKGDRLAVLSRNSHTFAALRFALARIGAVLVPINFMLNPDEINFILKSSGAKLLAAGPDFVEPARAASARDCAVEKMIWLPGEDPAAAPAGLTTFDDLLDANDSYLDASVDSRDLAQIVYTSGTESLPKGAMLTHEAVMWQYVSCIIDGGMSVDDKFLHALPFYHCAQLDVFLGPQIYLGASGVITGKPAAENILSLIQTHEITSFFAPPTIWIAMLRSPNFDKTDLSTLQKGYYGASIMPVEVLLELQRRLPSVKFWNFYGQTEIAPLATVLGPADQLRKAGSAGKPVLNVETRVVNSSMEDVKVGEVGEIVHRSPHLLSGYYNDPVKTAAAFSGGWFHSGDLATVDDEGHITVVDRVKDMIKTGGENVASREVEEMVYRIPAVSEVAVVGLPDPRWIEAVTAIVVVKSGEKLDEESVIKHCAGQMAHFKVPKRVIFVDALPKNPSGKLLKRELRQRFVGGETLDKAIQKNFGT; encoded by the coding sequence ATGACCGGCGACATCGCAGCCACCATCTCGAAGGCCCGCGAGCATTCCATCGGCGACCTCCTGCGCCGCGCAGGCAGCCGCGATCCGGGCAAGCTCGCGGTGAGCTGCGGCAATGTCAGCTGGACCTTTGCCGAGATGGACGCAATCTGCAATCGGCTCGGCCGCGGCCTGCTTGGCCTCGGCGTGAAAAAGGGTGACCGCCTCGCCGTGCTCTCGCGTAATTCGCACACCTTTGCGGCACTCCGGTTCGCGTTGGCCCGGATCGGCGCGGTGCTGGTGCCGATCAACTTCATGCTCAATCCGGACGAGATCAATTTCATCCTGAAAAGCTCCGGCGCAAAGCTGCTCGCGGCCGGCCCTGATTTCGTCGAGCCCGCGCGCGCGGCCAGCGCCAGGGATTGCGCGGTCGAGAAGATGATCTGGCTGCCGGGTGAGGATCCCGCCGCGGCGCCCGCGGGCCTCACCACCTTCGACGATCTCCTCGACGCCAACGACTCGTACCTCGATGCGTCCGTCGACAGCCGCGATCTAGCGCAGATCGTCTACACCAGCGGCACGGAGTCGCTGCCCAAAGGCGCGATGCTGACCCATGAAGCGGTGATGTGGCAGTATGTCAGCTGCATCATCGACGGAGGCATGAGCGTGGACGACAAATTCCTGCACGCGCTTCCGTTCTATCATTGTGCGCAGCTCGACGTGTTCCTGGGGCCGCAAATCTATCTCGGCGCCTCCGGCGTGATCACGGGCAAGCCGGCGGCCGAAAACATTCTGTCATTGATCCAGACGCACGAGATCACGTCGTTCTTCGCGCCGCCGACAATCTGGATCGCGATGCTGCGCTCGCCCAATTTCGACAAGACGGACTTGTCGACCTTGCAGAAGGGCTATTACGGCGCCTCGATCATGCCGGTGGAGGTGCTGCTCGAGCTTCAGCGCCGCCTGCCCAGCGTGAAATTCTGGAATTTCTACGGCCAGACCGAGATCGCGCCGCTCGCGACCGTGCTGGGTCCTGCGGACCAGCTGCGCAAGGCCGGTTCGGCGGGCAAGCCCGTGCTCAATGTCGAGACCCGCGTGGTCAACAGCTCGATGGAGGATGTGAAGGTGGGCGAAGTGGGCGAGATCGTGCACCGCTCGCCGCATCTGCTCTCCGGCTATTACAACGATCCGGTCAAGACGGCGGCGGCGTTCTCCGGCGGCTGGTTTCATTCCGGCGATCTCGCCACCGTCGATGACGAGGGCCACATCACCGTGGTCGATCGCGTCAAGGACATGATCAAGACCGGTGGCGAAAACGTCGCCAGCCGCGAGGTCGAGGAGATGGTCTACCGCATCCCCGCCGTGTCCGAGGTTGCGGTGGTAGGCCTGCCCGATCCGCGCTGGATCGAGGCGGTGACTGCGATTGTCGTGGTCAAGAGCGGCGAGAAGCTCGACGAGGAGTCCGTCATCAAGCATTGCGCCGGCCAGATGGCGCATTTCAAGGTGCCCAAGCGCGTCATCTTCGTCGATGCCCTGCCCAAGAACCCGAGCGGCAAGCTGCTCAAGCGCGAGCTGCGCCAGCGCTTCGTCGGCGGCGAAACGCTCGACAAGGCGATCCAGAAGAATTTTGGGACCTGA
- a CDS encoding coniferyl aldehyde dehydrogenase: MDHALDRPSDRPSDRPLDRPPPSAPLRAVEDAFHTMVARSRAEPAPGLAERLDRLARLRTVVADNEERFRQAISADFGHRCAVETNIAETMMVFSEIRHATKHLKSWMAPQRVSTALQFLPARNRLMPQPLGVVGIIAPWNYPLQLTLAPAIGALAAGNRVIIKPSELVPHFSALLKETVAQKFDAAELLVTGVEDEIAKAFAHLPFDHLVFTGSTRVGRLVAEAAGRNLTPVTLELGGKSPVVIDASADLDEAAERIAYGKLLNAGQTCIAPDYVLVPERALQAFAEKVRAQMRRMFGTDPANKDYTSVISDRHYARLENLVADAASRGAKILQPAKADDPNWKAHRKFPPTLIEGATEDMAVMQEEIFGPVLPVLGYREAADAIAFVNARDRPLALYWFGKDRNARDEVLARTISGGVTINDCLFHFAQINQPMGGVGASGTGAYHGEWGFRTFSKLKPVFYRSKFNRLADLYPPYGGKIARLEKMMRFMS, encoded by the coding sequence ATGGACCACGCCTTGGACCGCCCCTCCGATCGCCCTTCCGATCGCCCCTTGGACCGCCCCCCGCCGAGCGCCCCGCTTCGGGCCGTCGAAGACGCCTTCCATACCATGGTCGCGCGGTCGCGGGCCGAGCCGGCGCCTGGCCTCGCCGAGCGGCTCGACCGGCTGGCGCGGCTGCGCACTGTCGTTGCCGACAACGAGGAGCGCTTCCGGCAGGCGATCTCGGCCGATTTCGGCCACCGCTGCGCGGTCGAGACCAATATCGCCGAGACCATGATGGTGTTCTCCGAGATCCGTCATGCCACGAAACACCTCAAGAGCTGGATGGCGCCGCAGCGCGTTTCGACGGCGCTGCAATTTTTGCCCGCGCGCAATCGGCTGATGCCGCAGCCGCTCGGCGTCGTCGGCATCATCGCGCCCTGGAATTATCCGCTGCAGCTGACGCTCGCGCCCGCGATCGGCGCGCTCGCCGCCGGCAACCGTGTCATCATCAAGCCGAGCGAGCTCGTGCCGCATTTCTCAGCGCTGCTGAAGGAGACGGTCGCGCAAAAATTCGACGCTGCGGAGCTGCTCGTCACCGGCGTCGAGGACGAGATCGCGAAGGCCTTCGCACACCTGCCGTTCGATCATCTGGTGTTCACCGGCTCGACCCGGGTGGGGCGGCTGGTGGCGGAGGCAGCGGGGCGCAATCTGACGCCCGTCACGCTCGAGCTCGGCGGCAAGTCGCCTGTTGTCATCGACGCTTCGGCCGATCTCGACGAGGCCGCCGAGCGCATCGCCTACGGCAAGCTGCTCAATGCCGGGCAGACCTGCATCGCGCCCGACTATGTGCTGGTGCCCGAGCGCGCGTTGCAGGCCTTCGCCGAAAAAGTCCGTGCGCAGATGCGGCGCATGTTCGGCACCGATCCCGCCAACAAGGACTACACCTCCGTGATCTCCGACCGGCATTATGCGCGGCTGGAAAATCTCGTCGCGGATGCGGCAAGCCGCGGCGCCAAGATCCTGCAGCCGGCAAAGGCGGACGATCCCAACTGGAAGGCACACCGCAAATTCCCGCCGACGCTGATCGAGGGCGCGACCGAAGACATGGCCGTGATGCAGGAGGAGATTTTTGGACCGGTGCTGCCGGTGCTCGGCTATCGCGAAGCGGCCGACGCCATCGCCTTCGTCAACGCCCGCGACCGGCCGCTGGCGCTGTACTGGTTCGGCAAGGACCGCAATGCGCGCGACGAGGTGCTGGCGCGCACCATCTCCGGCGGCGTCACCATCAACGACTGCCTGTTCCACTTCGCGCAAATCAACCAGCCGATGGGCGGCGTCGGCGCATCCGGCACCGGCGCCTATCACGGCGAATGGGGCTTTCGCACGTTCAGCAAGCTGAAGCCGGTGTTCTATCGTTCGAAATTCAACCGGCTCGCCGACCTCTATCCGCCCTATGGCGGCAAGATCGCGCGGCTGGAGAAGATGATGCGGTTCATGTCGTAG
- a CDS encoding SDR family NAD(P)-dependent oxidoreductase codes for MTKRLEGKVALVTGASKGIGAEIAARLAAEGAAVAVNYSSSKQAADRVVAAIVAKGGKAVAVHGNLADAKDVTNVVAETVKAFGAIDILVNNAGIYEFAPLEAITPEHFHRQFDLNVLGLLLVSGEASKHFNANGGSIINISSGVSTIAPANTAVYTATKASVDAISAVLAKELAPRKIRVNAVNPGMIATEGVVSAGLHEGDMRNWIESTTPLGRIGKVEEIAAAVAFFASDDASYVTGETLHVTGGLR; via the coding sequence ATGACCAAGAGACTCGAAGGAAAAGTTGCGCTCGTGACCGGCGCTTCCAAAGGCATCGGCGCCGAAATCGCCGCTCGGCTCGCGGCCGAGGGCGCGGCGGTCGCCGTCAACTACAGCTCCAGCAAGCAGGCCGCCGACCGCGTGGTCGCCGCCATCGTCGCCAAGGGTGGCAAAGCCGTCGCGGTCCACGGCAATCTGGCCGACGCCAAGGACGTGACAAACGTGGTCGCAGAGACCGTAAAGGCGTTCGGCGCGATCGATATCCTCGTCAACAACGCGGGCATTTACGAATTCGCCCCGCTCGAGGCCATCACGCCTGAGCATTTCCATAGGCAATTCGACCTCAATGTGCTTGGCCTGCTGCTGGTCTCGGGCGAAGCTTCGAAGCACTTCAACGCCAATGGCGGAAGCATCATCAACATCAGCTCCGGCGTATCGACCATCGCGCCGGCGAACACAGCCGTCTACACCGCGACCAAGGCGTCGGTGGATGCAATCTCCGCCGTCCTGGCGAAGGAGCTGGCGCCGCGCAAGATCCGCGTCAACGCCGTCAACCCGGGCATGATCGCGACCGAAGGCGTCGTCTCGGCCGGCCTGCACGAAGGTGACATGCGCAACTGGATCGAATCCACCACCCCGCTCGGCCGCATCGGCAAGGTCGAGGAGATCGCTGCCGCAGTGGCCTTCTTCGCTTCGGACGACGCGTCGTACGTCACGGGCGAGACGCTGCATGTGACAGGCGGCCTGCGCTGA
- a CDS encoding AAA family ATPase, producing MTILRADVVDSTGLVAELEPEAAVSRLEPALAAMRGAVRQFGGIVSKELGDGLAAVFGAPIADDNHAPLACHAAIELVRRVGSLGDPGLQVRVGIHSGHVVAYMVASEFSKVYEIGGAAQHLAARLEAAAEANQIYVSEACQKLADGHVRFDFLGRKTLRGFNEALPVYRIIGASDLSSWRVRRARSVSRFVDRTTERALLWRAAEKVVTSGQTVLLMGDAGIGKSRLAHEFAQDLRADGWRLLDVECSPNLQGAPFSTLKRLVLSLLEAVSKDSDRLADPRKELSAVHQFAIDAVLDLPISDPRWSELEPYARGRAISEASCAILEGVARHSGTVLLIEDLHWVDRASDTVIAAIASLQVPNLFVFLTSRPNGMPEWIARCHAEVIAMRSLDDESGMAMLADMLGTSVTNAGLKDRIISHTANVPLFIEEVCRGLKDNGTLRGQWGDLALVRPIEELGIPTSIQGVIAARLDRVSRQERLVLQVAAALGPRSSEAVVRKVSELPEDALRDCLAALDRAELLVKIDSDIADSLEFRHEMVRQVTYETMVEKVRESVHARVLAAFENDDISRDDPDALCYHAMRAKDWPKAFNYGRIAAQKCLLRSAYADAVDYFRTAMSSLDKTPITSSRETNAIDLRMEARMAFIWSGRVAEWIDLGKEADQRASEINDVGRRVAAKTVMAGGQNFYGTPTEAVTLGEEVVGLAEESGNPGWRNLAQYNLGQAYFLAGRYREAERTIARARAHLMGPDASAPFGTPPKYTLLLCCMMKSFTHTVMGEFEAAEQLQQQAAAIAEETGRPYDRVAAAYSGGWLKLGRGEPAAAAAILEDGFVLAQKHGIRLFVPVLACHLGMAYLEQGLFDRARGMLTEAREEAKAVGYTSAVLRSSIYLALATHRLGDAQAAQNMLREARNTARQQGFSGLEAEALFGEAVVTPPSDAQAKAAILAALRATIAIAAESGALPLRHKAEAMLNEMQATVTS from the coding sequence GTGACGATTCTGCGCGCCGACGTCGTCGACTCCACGGGTCTTGTTGCCGAGCTGGAGCCGGAGGCGGCGGTATCGCGCCTCGAACCGGCTCTTGCGGCGATGAGAGGCGCGGTGCGCCAGTTCGGCGGCATCGTCAGCAAGGAGTTGGGTGACGGGTTGGCCGCCGTCTTCGGCGCCCCGATCGCCGACGACAACCACGCCCCCCTGGCCTGCCACGCGGCCATCGAGCTGGTTCGGCGCGTTGGCAGTCTGGGCGATCCAGGACTTCAAGTCCGGGTCGGCATCCACTCGGGTCATGTGGTGGCCTACATGGTCGCGAGCGAATTTTCCAAGGTCTACGAGATCGGCGGCGCCGCCCAGCACCTGGCGGCGCGGCTGGAGGCAGCGGCCGAGGCGAACCAGATCTACGTGTCCGAAGCCTGTCAGAAGCTTGCGGACGGACATGTCCGCTTTGATTTTCTTGGCCGCAAGACTCTGCGCGGCTTTAACGAAGCTCTGCCGGTCTATCGGATCATTGGAGCAAGCGATCTTTCGAGCTGGCGGGTGCGACGCGCTCGTAGCGTCTCCCGGTTTGTCGACCGGACGACGGAGCGGGCGCTGCTATGGCGCGCTGCGGAGAAGGTTGTCACCAGCGGGCAGACGGTTCTGCTGATGGGGGATGCGGGCATTGGGAAGTCGCGGCTTGCGCACGAATTTGCGCAGGACCTCAGGGCTGACGGCTGGCGGTTGCTCGACGTCGAGTGCAGCCCAAATCTTCAGGGCGCGCCATTTAGCACCCTGAAGCGACTGGTGCTTTCCCTCCTGGAGGCAGTCTCCAAGGACTCAGATCGCCTGGCAGACCCTCGAAAGGAATTGTCGGCGGTCCATCAGTTTGCAATCGACGCGGTGCTGGATTTGCCTATTTCCGATCCGCGTTGGAGCGAATTGGAGCCCTACGCGCGGGGCCGGGCGATTTCGGAGGCCAGCTGCGCAATCCTGGAAGGCGTGGCCCGTCACAGCGGCACCGTTCTTCTCATCGAGGATCTGCACTGGGTTGATCGAGCCAGCGATACAGTTATTGCCGCCATAGCGTCGCTACAGGTGCCGAATCTGTTTGTTTTCCTCACGAGCAGGCCGAACGGAATGCCGGAATGGATCGCGCGTTGTCATGCAGAAGTGATCGCGATGCGGTCATTGGATGATGAATCCGGAATGGCCATGTTGGCCGACATGCTCGGCACGTCCGTGACAAATGCAGGCTTGAAGGACCGGATCATCTCTCACACCGCCAACGTTCCGCTGTTCATCGAGGAGGTCTGCCGTGGTCTGAAGGATAACGGCACACTTCGCGGCCAGTGGGGTGATCTGGCCTTGGTGCGTCCGATAGAAGAGCTAGGTATCCCCACAAGTATCCAAGGTGTGATTGCGGCGCGGCTCGATCGGGTGTCGAGGCAGGAGCGCCTGGTTTTGCAGGTCGCTGCAGCATTGGGGCCGCGATCCAGCGAAGCCGTCGTGCGGAAAGTCTCCGAGTTGCCCGAAGACGCCCTGCGGGACTGCCTTGCAGCGCTCGATCGGGCCGAGCTGCTGGTCAAGATCGACAGCGACATCGCGGACTCGCTTGAGTTTCGACACGAGATGGTTCGCCAGGTGACCTACGAGACGATGGTCGAAAAGGTCCGCGAGAGCGTACATGCGCGGGTTCTCGCGGCATTCGAGAACGACGACATATCGAGAGATGATCCTGACGCCCTCTGCTACCACGCAATGCGTGCCAAGGACTGGCCCAAGGCGTTCAACTATGGGAGAATCGCCGCACAGAAGTGTCTTTTGCGCTCGGCATATGCAGACGCGGTCGACTACTTCCGGACAGCGATGAGTTCACTCGATAAGACGCCAATAACCAGTTCGAGGGAGACGAATGCCATTGATCTCCGGATGGAGGCGCGCATGGCGTTCATCTGGTCCGGTCGGGTTGCCGAGTGGATCGATCTGGGAAAGGAAGCCGACCAACGGGCCAGCGAGATCAATGATGTCGGCAGAAGGGTTGCCGCCAAGACGGTCATGGCGGGTGGGCAGAACTTCTATGGGACACCTACGGAGGCCGTTACGCTTGGCGAGGAGGTCGTTGGTCTTGCCGAAGAATCCGGCAATCCCGGTTGGCGCAACCTTGCGCAATACAATCTCGGGCAGGCCTATTTTCTTGCCGGGCGCTATCGCGAGGCGGAGCGGACTATCGCACGAGCCCGTGCCCATCTGATGGGCCCGGACGCGAGTGCGCCGTTCGGCACGCCCCCGAAATACACCCTCCTGCTCTGCTGCATGATGAAAAGCTTCACCCACACCGTGATGGGTGAGTTCGAGGCCGCCGAGCAGCTCCAGCAACAGGCCGCCGCGATCGCGGAGGAGACCGGCCGCCCCTACGACCGCGTCGCCGCTGCCTATAGCGGCGGCTGGCTGAAGCTCGGCCGCGGCGAGCCGGCGGCGGCCGCCGCCATTCTCGAGGATGGTTTTGTCCTGGCGCAGAAGCACGGCATCCGGCTGTTCGTGCCGGTGCTCGCCTGCCATCTCGGCATGGCCTATCTGGAGCAGGGGCTGTTCGACCGGGCGCGCGGCATGCTGACGGAGGCGCGTGAGGAGGCCAAGGCGGTCGGCTATACCTCGGCGGTGCTGCGCAGCTCGATCTACCTGGCGCTCGCCACCCACCGTCTCGGCGACGCCCAGGCCGCGCAGAACATGCTGCGCGAGGCGCGCAACACCGCGCGGCAACAGGGGTTCTCCGGGCTGGAGGCGGAGGCCCTGTTTGGCGAGGCCGTGGTGACGCCGCCGTCGGATGCGCAGGCCAAGGCGGCCATCCTCGCCGCCCTGCGCGCGACCATCGCGATCGCCGCCGAGAGCGGCGCGCTGCCGCTGCGGCACAAGGCCGAGGCGATGCTCAACGAGATGCAGGCGACGGTGACGAGCTAA
- a CDS encoding thermonuclease family protein has translation MPVGLLEVEGTIEVKQFWPEGRSDADTTKLVVAVAPDAIRFRKNDSSPFQSTHVFDNAKVKGRTNTAPIKNGKLTIRLQGIDAPELHYQPSPLSSAEKKGLTDAKRQAYHAVTHSYRQFLGATASKALHDFLSSAGEATLACRVFTHVDAPNEVFDTYGRLVGDIEVTVSGHKVDINQWLVEQGFAYPTFYSSMNDDEIKAFLALAKTARTRKLPVWKHLAKTVPAFDFDLREPKTNETGVLASDKGPVIMPKLYRRYANWSARKKAKVTSQSFQKFLGEGSGGKPDTCYEIDDFLENGVHSATPRNFAEFVEGGKTIKFQPEGLVFGEAPSSLVGADGKAIKEF, from the coding sequence ATGCCCGTTGGACTGCTGGAGGTCGAAGGCACCATCGAGGTCAAGCAGTTCTGGCCGGAGGGGCGGTCGGACGCCGACACCACCAAGCTCGTGGTGGCCGTCGCGCCGGACGCGATCCGCTTCCGGAAGAACGACAGCTCGCCGTTCCAGTCGACCCACGTGTTCGACAACGCCAAGGTCAAGGGCCGAACCAACACGGCGCCGATCAAGAACGGCAAGCTCACCATCCGCCTCCAGGGCATTGACGCGCCGGAGCTGCACTACCAGCCCTCGCCGCTCTCGTCCGCGGAGAAGAAGGGGCTGACGGACGCCAAACGGCAGGCCTATCACGCGGTCACCCATTCCTACCGGCAATTCCTCGGCGCCACCGCGAGCAAGGCGCTGCATGATTTCCTCAGCAGCGCCGGCGAAGCGACGCTCGCCTGCCGGGTCTTCACCCATGTCGATGCGCCGAACGAGGTGTTCGACACCTATGGGCGGCTGGTCGGCGACATCGAGGTGACGGTCAGCGGCCACAAGGTCGACATCAATCAATGGCTGGTCGAGCAGGGCTTTGCCTATCCGACGTTCTACTCCTCGATGAACGACGACGAGATCAAAGCTTTCCTCGCGCTGGCCAAGACCGCGCGAACGAGGAAGCTGCCGGTCTGGAAGCACCTCGCCAAGACCGTCCCCGCCTTCGACTTCGACCTGCGCGAACCCAAGACAAACGAGACCGGCGTGCTGGCGAGCGACAAGGGCCCGGTGATCATGCCAAAGCTCTACCGCCGCTACGCCAATTGGTCGGCGCGCAAGAAGGCCAAGGTGACGAGCCAGAGTTTCCAGAAGTTCTTGGGCGAAGGCTCCGGCGGCAAGCCCGACACCTGCTACGAGATCGACGACTTCCTGGAGAACGGCGTGCACTCGGCGACACCGCGCAATTTTGCGGAGTTCGTCGAGGGCGGAAAGACCATCAAGTTTCAGCCGGAGGGACTGGTGTTCGGCGAGGCGCCGTCGAGTTTGGTGGGGGCGGACGGGAAGGCGATTAAAGAGTTTTGA
- a CDS encoding OpgC domain-containing protein, with amino-acid sequence MIIRDQSALLAPVERDLRLDLFRGIGLWMIFLDHIPHDVVAWLTLRNYGFSDAAEFFVFISGYLVGWIYGPIVAGGWFVAALKRLWRRAAEMYVAHIMLFLLFTAQIARTVRRFDNPMYEHEFNVHNFLEHPDVLIGQALSLRYKPVNLDVLPLYITLVFAAPFIVWCLVRRPNLTLAASVVLYVLSRWFNWNIASYPPGTTWYFNPFCWQLMFVFAAWCGIGQIEKIARWVWSKAALTLAAAWLAFALLIVMTWHVPALEALIPKWMIKAIYPIDKTDLDMLRFTHFLALAIWVTHLISRKWRTLHGAWLRPVILCGQHSLPIFCLGVFLSFSAHWILTQYTRGVWEQLAVSAVGIVIMIAAAWLLDRAERVPNLFVKVTEVEEADTALESAPADRSAVAPAGH; translated from the coding sequence ATGATCATACGGGACCAGTCGGCGCTGCTCGCTCCGGTCGAGCGCGACCTGCGGCTCGATCTCTTCCGCGGCATCGGTCTGTGGATGATCTTCCTCGACCACATCCCGCACGACGTCGTGGCCTGGCTGACCTTGCGCAATTACGGCTTCAGCGACGCCGCCGAATTCTTCGTCTTCATCTCCGGTTATCTGGTCGGCTGGATCTACGGGCCGATCGTCGCGGGCGGCTGGTTTGTCGCCGCGCTGAAGCGGCTGTGGCGGCGCGCGGCCGAGATGTATGTCGCCCACATCATGCTGTTCCTGCTGTTCACGGCGCAGATCGCCCGCACCGTGCGCCGCTTCGACAATCCCATGTACGAGCACGAGTTCAACGTTCACAATTTCCTCGAGCATCCGGACGTTCTGATCGGGCAGGCGCTCTCACTGCGCTACAAGCCGGTCAATCTCGACGTGCTGCCGCTTTACATCACGCTGGTGTTCGCTGCGCCCTTCATCGTGTGGTGCCTGGTGCGCCGGCCGAACCTGACGCTCGCCGCGTCCGTGGTGCTCTACGTGCTGTCGCGCTGGTTCAACTGGAACATCGCCTCCTATCCGCCCGGCACGACCTGGTACTTCAACCCGTTCTGCTGGCAGTTGATGTTCGTGTTCGCGGCCTGGTGCGGCATCGGCCAGATCGAGAAGATCGCGAGATGGGTGTGGTCGAAGGCGGCGCTGACGCTGGCCGCGGCCTGGCTCGCCTTCGCGCTGCTGATCGTGATGACCTGGCACGTCCCCGCGCTCGAAGCCCTGATCCCGAAATGGATGATCAAGGCGATCTACCCGATCGACAAGACCGACCTCGACATGCTGCGCTTCACGCATTTTCTGGCGCTGGCGATCTGGGTGACGCATCTCATCTCGCGCAAATGGCGGACCCTGCACGGGGCTTGGCTGCGCCCCGTGATCCTCTGCGGTCAGCATTCGCTGCCGATCTTCTGCCTCGGCGTCTTCCTGTCGTTCTCGGCGCACTGGATCCTGACGCAATACACCAGGGGCGTCTGGGAGCAGCTCGCGGTCTCCGCCGTCGGCATCGTCATCATGATCGCAGCCGCCTGGCTGCTCGACCGGGCCGAACGGGTGCCGAACCTGTTCGTGAAGGTGACGGAGGTCGAGGAGGCCGACACCGCCCTGGAAAGCGCGCCTGCGGACAGGTCTGCCGTGGCGCCCGCGGGTCATTGA